One genomic region from Pecten maximus chromosome 5, xPecMax1.1, whole genome shotgun sequence encodes:
- the LOC117326736 gene encoding serine/threonine-protein phosphatase 6 regulatory ankyrin repeat subunit B-like, translating into MLTVQHTFLNKTLNQITGHIFVLHEVARSKIMKMLDISKPLSNSQKWEIFREACIYGRHDICAYLSELFQVQLLQVDKREYGHCLQLIAIIGSVECFQIAASFFIQDCQSDEERKLSFKTLTDELGSNVLHMAILARQRQMILYLMKQYHYLLRQKNLIGASGLSLIANTCMLGILTQRDIESVFKSMCQNGMTESLIDEDGKTILLWACSSGNEELCVKLLPISPANLLKNRNGISCLHHIACSGKIEWFKAATALIIKNQNNLDIEKLLEDSNGFTALHYACVNGHRVMSSYLITKYPRLIHKKDQIDRHCLHFIAMSGNVESFQSIAALALRDMNDKERQLFIETLIDKNGLTVLNYACSKGHRDISVNLIEKYPRLLNQKDEIDHHCLHYIAMSGNVECFQSIAAFALKDMNDKERQRFFETLIDKNGWTVLHYACSKGHKDISVNLIEKYPRLLNQKDKIDHHCLHFIAMSGNVESFQSIAAFALKDMNDKDRQRFIETLIDKKGWTVLHHACFKGHRDISFHLIEKYPRLLHQKDQIDQHCLHFIAMSGNVECFHSIAALALKDMNDNGRQRFMETLIDKKGLTVLHHACFKGHRDISFHLIEKYPRLLHQKDQIDQHCLHFIAMSGNVECFQSIAAFALKDMNDKERQRFFETLIDKKGWTVLHHACFKGHRDISFHLIEKYPRLLHQKDQIDHHCLHLIAELGNVECFQAIAALALKDMNETERELFMESLIDKNGWTVLHVACLIGNKDFCLELVENFPRLFSQTDKIGRHCLHLIAQLGNVECFQSITLLALKDVNETEREQFLEALVDNKGWTVLYHACLNGRTDLCLNLIEKYPRLFSQRDQMDRHCLHLIAMSGNVKCFQSITHLALKDMNEAERERFQDALVDNNGWTVLHYSCLNGRNDLCLDLIKKFPRLFSQKDPMDRHCLHLNAMSGNVKCFQSITLLALKDMNETERELFMETLIDKNGLTVLHFACLNGRTDLCLDLIEKYPRLFSQKDPMDRHCLHLNAMSGNVNCFQSITRLALKI; encoded by the coding sequence ATGTTGACTGTTCAGCATACCTTCTTAAACAAAACATTGAACCAGATTACAGGTCATATCTTTGTGCTGCACGAGGTGGCAAGGTCGAAAATTATGAAGATGCTAGATATATCAAAACCACTCAGTAACAGCCAAAAGTGGGAAATTTTCCGTGAGGCATGCATTTATGGTCGGCATGATATATGTGCATACCTTTCCGAACTTTTCCAGGTCCAGTTGTTACAAGTGGACAAACGCGAATATGGTCATTGTTTACAACTTATTGCAATAATTGGATCAGTTGAATGTTTTCAAATAGCAGCCAGCTTCTTCATTCAGGACTGTCAAAGTGATGAGGAGCGAAAActatcatttaaaacattaacGGATGAACTCGGTTCTAATGTATTGCATATGGCAATTCTAGCAAGACAAAGACAGATGATACTGTATCTAATGAAACAATATCACTACCTGTTAAGACAAAAAAATCTTATCGGTGCTAGTGGTCTGTCATTGATAGCAAACACTTGTATGCTTGGTATACTCACACAGAGGGACATTGAAAGCGTTTTCAAGAGTATGTGTCAGAACGGCATGACGGAATCGCTGATAGATGAAGACGGTAAAACAATTTTACTTTGGGCGTGCTCTTCTGGAAACGAAGAGCTATGTGTAAAACTATTACCCATAAGTCCGGCGAATTTACTTAAAAATCGCAATGGCATTAGCTGTCTACATCACATTGCTTGTAGTGGCAAAATCGAATGGTTTAAAGCAGCAACTGctttaataattaaaaatcaaaataaccTAGACATTGAGAAATTACTGGAAGACAGTAATGGGTTCACAGCATTGCATTATGCCTGTGTGAACGGACACAGAGTCATGAGTTCTTACTTGATAACAAAATATCCCAGATTGATTCATAAAAAAGACCAAATTGATCGCCACTGCCTTCATTTCATTGCAATGTCCGGCAATGTAGAGAGTTTTCAATCAATAGCTGCTTTAGCACTCAGAGATATGAACGACAAAGAAAGACAACTGTTCATTGAGACTCTGATAGACAAAAATGGATTGACAGTTCTAAATTATGCCTGCTCGAAAGGACACAGAGATATAAGCGTAAACTTGATCGAAAAATATCCTCGATTACTAAATCAAAAAGACGAAATTGATCACCACTGCCTTCATTACATTGCAATGTCCGGCAATGTAGAGTGTTTTCAATCAATAGCTGCTTTTGCTCTCAAAGATATGAACGACAAAGAAAGACAACGGTTCTTTGAGACTCTGATAGACAAAAATGGATGGACAGTTCTACATTATGCCTGCTCGAAAGGACACAAAGATATTAGCGTCAACTTGATCGAAAAATATCCTCGATTACTAAATCAAAAAGACAAAATTGATCACCACTGCCTTCATTTCATTGCAATGTCCGGCAATGTAGAGAGTTTTCAATCAATAGCTGCTTTTGCTCTCAAAGATATGAACGACAAAGACAGACAACGGTTCATTGAGACTCTGATAGACAAAAAAGGATGGACAGTTCTACATCACGCCTGTTTCAAAGGACACAGAGATATTAGTTTCCACTTGATCGAAAAATATCCTAGATTACTTCATCAAAAAGACCAAATTGATCAGCATTGCCTTCATTTCATTGCAATGTCCGGCAATGTAGAGTGTTTTCATTCAATAGCTGCTTTAGCTCTCAAAGATATGAACGACAATGGAAGACAACGGTTCATGGAGACTCTGATAGACAAAAAAGGATTGACAGTTCTACATCATGCTTGTTTCAAAGGACACAGAGATATTAGTTTCCACTTGATCGAAAAATATCCTAGATTACTTCATCAAAAAGACCAAATTGATCAGCATTGCCTTCATTTCATTGCAATGTCCGGCAATGTAGAGTGTTTTCAATCAATAGCTGCTTTTGCTCTCAAAGATATGAACGACAAAGAAAGACAACGGTTCTTTGAGACTCTGATAGACAAAAAAGGATGGACAGTTCTACATCACGCCTGTTTCAAAGGACACAGAGATATTAGTTTCCACTTGATCGAAAAATATCCTAGATTACTTCATCAAAAAGACCAAATTGATCACCATTGCCTTCATTTGATTGCAGAACTCGGCAATGTAGAGTGTTTTCAAGCAATAGCTGCTTTAGCTCTCAAAGATATGAACGAAACAGAAAGAGAATTATTCATGGAGAGTCTGATAGACAAAAATGGATGGACAGTTCTACATGTTGCCTGTTTAATAGGAAACAAAGATTTTTGCCTAGAATTGGTTGAAAATTTTCCTAGATTGTTTTCACAAACAGACAAAATTGGCCGGCACTGCCTTCATTTGATTGCCCAATTAGGCAATGTAGAGTGTTTTCAATCAATAACTCTTTTAGCCCTCAAAGATGTGAACGAAACCGAAAGAGAACAATTCCTGGAGGCTCTTGTAGACAATAAAGGCTGGACAGTTCTATATCATGCCTGTTTGAATGGACGCACCGATTTGTGCTTGAACTTGATCGAAAAATATCCTAGATTATTTTCACAAAGGGACCAAATGGATCGGCACTGTCTTCATCTCATTGCAATGTCCGGCAATGTAAAGTGTTTTCAATCAATAACTCATTTGGCCCTCAAAGATATGAACGAAGCAGAAAGAGAACGATTCCAGGATGCTCTTGTAGACAATAATGGCTGGACAGTTCTACATTATTCCTGTTTGAATGGACGCAACGATTTGTGCTTGGACTTGATCAAAAAATTTCCTAGATTATTTTCACAAAAGGACCCAATGGATCGGCACTGTCTTCATCTCAATGCAATGTCAGGCAACGTAAAGTGTTTTCAATCAATAACTCTTTTAGCTCTCAAAGATATGAACGAAACAGAAAGAGAATTATTCATGGAGACTCTGATAGACAAAAATGGATTGACAGTTCTACATTTTGCCTGTTTGAATGGACGCACCGATTTGTGCTTGGACTTGATCGAAAAATATCCTAGATTATTTTCACAAAAGGACCCAATGGATCGGCACTGTCTTCATCTCAATGCAATGTCCGGCAATGTAAATTGTTTTCAATCAATAACTCGTTTAGCTCTCAAGATATGA